The following proteins are co-located in the Noviherbaspirillum sp. UKPF54 genome:
- a CDS encoding efflux transporter outer membrane subunit, producing MTSAHFPLMQRLSRRRLQTLSAASGALLLTACAGFHPVEQNVKQIDAVSFAQPTAIGQAAAAWPKDEWWLAYQDAQLDQLMRHALANSPTLAAAQARIARAQASAELGRAADRPQVGAGIDASYGRQSENYLVPHPPLGPAGKYISQGQAAVNFGFELDVWGKNAALIRAADAQLKAAVFDRDAARLALTTSIARAYAQLATQYELQDVLDATQQQRRDIHKLIDQRVANGLDTKVEVKQAETNEAALRIEQEQLATAIKVTRLQLAALAGDMPSAAESIKRPAMSGASFTVPANLPLDLLGRRPELAAQRARVVAAIGDKEAARAQFYPNINLNALIGFQSIGLGQLFNAGSLINSVGPAVRLPIFDGGRLQANYAAKASDIDAAIAQYNQSVLNAAQDVAEQLTRAADLAREEAATREALAAAEEAHRLATLRYKGGLSPYLTVLTVETQLLAQRRAMASLKARRDDLQIALIRALGGGFAEPGTAQSLAQH from the coding sequence ATGACATCTGCACACTTTCCGCTCATGCAGCGACTTTCCCGCCGTCGCCTGCAAACGCTGTCCGCTGCATCCGGAGCGCTCCTGCTCACGGCCTGCGCCGGCTTTCACCCGGTCGAACAAAACGTGAAGCAGATCGATGCCGTTTCGTTTGCGCAGCCGACCGCCATCGGACAAGCCGCCGCCGCGTGGCCGAAGGATGAATGGTGGCTCGCCTACCAGGACGCTCAACTGGATCAACTGATGCGGCATGCGCTGGCGAACAGCCCGACGCTCGCCGCCGCCCAGGCCCGCATCGCCCGCGCGCAAGCGTCGGCCGAACTCGGGCGCGCGGCGGACCGACCACAGGTCGGCGCCGGCATCGACGCCAGCTACGGCCGGCAGTCGGAAAATTACCTGGTCCCGCACCCACCGCTCGGCCCTGCCGGCAAATACATCAGCCAGGGGCAGGCCGCGGTCAATTTCGGCTTCGAGCTCGACGTCTGGGGCAAGAACGCGGCATTGATCCGTGCCGCCGACGCGCAGCTGAAAGCGGCGGTCTTCGACCGCGACGCCGCCCGGCTGGCGCTCACCACCTCGATCGCCCGCGCCTATGCCCAGCTGGCGACGCAATATGAGTTGCAGGACGTGCTCGACGCCACCCAGCAGCAACGCCGGGACATCCACAAACTGATCGACCAGCGCGTGGCCAACGGCCTCGACACGAAGGTGGAAGTCAAGCAGGCGGAAACCAACGAAGCCGCCCTGCGCATCGAGCAGGAACAACTTGCCACCGCCATCAAGGTCACGCGCCTGCAGCTCGCCGCGCTCGCCGGCGACATGCCTTCCGCTGCCGAATCCATCAAGCGCCCGGCGATGTCAGGCGCTTCCTTCACGGTGCCGGCCAACCTGCCGCTCGACCTGCTGGGCCGCCGGCCGGAGCTGGCCGCGCAGCGCGCCCGCGTCGTCGCTGCGATCGGCGACAAGGAAGCGGCCAGGGCGCAGTTTTACCCCAACATTAACCTGAATGCGCTGATCGGCTTCCAGTCCATCGGACTCGGCCAATTGTTCAATGCCGGCAGCCTGATCAACAGCGTCGGGCCGGCGGTCCGGCTGCCGATTTTCGACGGCGGCCGCCTGCAGGCGAACTATGCAGCCAAGGCCAGCGACATCGATGCCGCCATTGCGCAATATAACCAGTCGGTGCTGAACGCTGCGCAGGACGTGGCCGAGCAGCTCACGCGCGCGGCCGACCTTGCCCGCGAAGAAGCGGCGACGCGCGAAGCGCTGGCCGCCGCCGAGGAAGCCCATCGGCTCGCCACCCTGCGCTACAAGGGCGGGCTGTCGCCGTACCTGACCGTGCTGACCGTCGAAACCCAGTTGCTGGCGCAACGGCGCGCGATGGCCAGCCTTAAGGCGCGACGCGACGACTTGCAGATCGCGCTGATACGCGCGCTGGGTGGCGGATTCGCCGAGCCGGGCACGGCACAGTCTCTTGCGCAGCACTGA
- the mutS gene encoding DNA mismatch repair protein MutS, whose translation MMQQYLRIKADHPDTLVFYRMGDFYELFFDDAEKAARLIGITLTQRGSSNGTPIRMAGVPFHSVDQYLAKLIKLGESVAICEQIGDPATSKGPVERKVVRVVTPGTLTDSDLLPEKSERPLLALCTLAQRKSVTVGLAWLSMASGALRLMEFAGDAKSFDARLKQELERIAPAEILLTDDAELMTLQAPGKFTSSPQWHFDPEHGKKALLGQLGVASLTGFGADGLSAALGAAGALLRYAQSTQGKGLQHVRMLAVESENEFIGLDAATRRNLELTETIRGQEGSPSSPTLFSQLDHCRTAMGSRLLRHWLHHARRDQTIAQARHSALNALMRADASTGLSAALAAIPDIERITTRIALFSARPRDLAGLRGGLQQLPALRDYVALCDQDAEAPLLKAIREALATPDKCLDLLERGITAEPSAMVRDGGVIARGFDAELDELRALSENAGQFLVDLEARERARTGIGNLRVEYNKVHGFYIEVTHGQTDKVPDDYRRRQTLKNAERYITPELKAFEDKALSAQERALAREKYLYDQLLVELAPHIGTLQRIAQAIAQLDTLASLAEHAMRHNWCAPQLVPEPAIRIEQGRHPVVETQIERFIANDCELDSERKLLLITGPNMGGKSTFMRQVALITLLAYVGSFVPATSATIGPIDRIFTRIGAADDLAGGRSTFMVEMTESAAILNGATEQSLVLMDEVGRGTSTFDGLALAWAIARHLIETTRSFTLFATHYFELTQLPETHPSAANVHLSAVEHKDSIVFLHAVQAGPASQSYGLQVAQLAGVPQPVIRAARKHLAALEAQSVQATPQFDLFAGAPDDEQADADAPAHGGAASALADALAGIDPDALSPREALDELYRLKNLAASQ comes from the coding sequence ATGATGCAGCAGTACCTTCGCATCAAGGCGGACCATCCGGACACCCTCGTGTTCTACCGGATGGGCGACTTTTACGAGCTGTTCTTCGACGACGCTGAAAAGGCGGCGCGCCTGATCGGAATTACGCTGACGCAGCGCGGCTCCTCCAACGGCACACCAATCAGGATGGCGGGCGTGCCATTCCACTCGGTCGACCAGTATCTGGCCAAGCTGATCAAGCTCGGCGAATCGGTCGCGATCTGCGAGCAGATCGGCGACCCGGCGACAAGCAAGGGCCCGGTGGAGCGCAAGGTGGTGCGCGTCGTCACGCCCGGTACGCTGACCGACTCCGACCTGCTGCCGGAGAAATCCGAGCGCCCGCTGCTGGCGTTGTGCACGCTTGCGCAGCGCAAGAGCGTCACGGTCGGCCTTGCCTGGCTGTCGATGGCCAGCGGCGCGCTGCGGCTGATGGAGTTCGCCGGTGACGCAAAATCGTTCGATGCACGCCTGAAGCAGGAGCTGGAGCGCATCGCACCGGCAGAAATCCTGCTCACCGACGACGCCGAGCTGATGACGCTGCAGGCGCCCGGCAAGTTCACCTCTTCCCCGCAATGGCATTTCGACCCCGAGCACGGCAAGAAGGCTTTGCTGGGACAATTGGGAGTGGCCTCGCTGACCGGCTTCGGCGCCGACGGATTGAGCGCAGCCCTTGGCGCCGCGGGAGCCTTGCTGCGCTACGCCCAATCGACCCAGGGTAAAGGCCTGCAGCATGTACGCATGCTGGCGGTCGAATCGGAAAACGAATTCATCGGTTTGGACGCCGCGACCAGGCGTAACCTGGAACTGACCGAAACCATCCGTGGCCAGGAAGGATCGCCATCGTCCCCCACGCTGTTCTCGCAGCTGGATCACTGCCGCACCGCGATGGGCTCGCGCCTGCTGCGCCACTGGCTGCACCATGCGCGGCGCGACCAGACAATCGCCCAGGCGCGCCACTCGGCGCTGAATGCCCTGATGCGTGCCGACGCTTCGACCGGACTGTCCGCGGCGCTGGCCGCCATTCCCGACATCGAGCGCATCACCACGCGCATCGCCTTGTTCTCGGCACGCCCGCGCGATTTGGCGGGATTGCGCGGCGGCTTACAGCAATTGCCTGCGCTGCGCGACTACGTTGCCCTGTGCGACCAGGACGCCGAGGCGCCGTTGTTGAAGGCCATCCGGGAAGCGCTGGCAACGCCGGACAAGTGCCTGGACCTGCTCGAACGCGGCATCACGGCGGAGCCGTCCGCCATGGTGCGCGACGGCGGCGTCATCGCGCGCGGCTTCGACGCCGAACTGGACGAGCTGCGCGCGCTGTCGGAAAACGCCGGCCAGTTCCTGGTCGATCTGGAGGCCCGGGAACGCGCGCGAACCGGCATCGGCAACCTGCGCGTCGAATACAACAAGGTGCACGGTTTCTACATCGAAGTCACGCACGGCCAGACCGACAAGGTGCCGGATGATTACCGGCGCCGCCAGACGTTGAAGAATGCGGAACGATACATCACCCCGGAGCTGAAAGCCTTCGAGGACAAGGCGCTGTCGGCCCAGGAACGCGCTCTGGCGCGCGAAAAATACCTGTACGACCAGCTGCTCGTCGAACTGGCGCCGCACATCGGCACGCTGCAGCGCATCGCGCAGGCCATCGCGCAGCTCGATACGCTGGCATCGCTGGCGGAGCACGCGATGCGCCACAACTGGTGCGCGCCGCAGCTGGTGCCGGAACCGGCCATCCGCATCGAGCAAGGCCGCCATCCGGTCGTCGAAACCCAGATCGAACGCTTCATCGCCAACGATTGCGAGCTCGATTCCGAACGCAAGCTGCTGCTGATTACCGGCCCCAACATGGGTGGTAAGTCGACCTTCATGCGGCAGGTGGCGCTGATCACCCTGCTCGCCTATGTCGGCAGCTTCGTACCGGCGACGAGCGCGACGATCGGCCCGATCGACCGCATCTTCACCCGCATCGGCGCGGCCGACGACTTGGCAGGCGGGCGCTCCACCTTCATGGTCGAGATGACGGAATCGGCCGCCATTCTCAACGGCGCCACAGAACAATCGCTGGTGCTGATGGACGAGGTCGGACGCGGCACTTCGACCTTCGACGGCCTTGCGCTGGCATGGGCGATCGCGCGCCACCTGATCGAAACGACCAGGAGCTTCACGCTGTTCGCCACGCATTACTTCGAGCTCACCCAGCTGCCGGAAACCCACCCCAGCGCAGCCAACGTGCACCTGTCGGCCGTCGAGCACAAGGACAGCATCGTCTTCCTGCACGCCGTGCAAGCAGGGCCGGCATCGCAAAGTTACGGCCTGCAGGTCGCGCAACTGGCCGGCGTGCCGCAGCCGGTGATCCGTGCCGCGCGCAAGCACCTGGCCGCGCTGGAAGCGCAATCGGTGCAGGCGACGCCGCAGTTCGACCTATTCGCCGGTGCGCCGGATGACGAGCAGGCGGATGCCGACGCGCCCGCGCATGGCGGCGCAGCGTCGGCGCTCGCCGATGCCTTGGCCGGCATCGACCCGGACGCCCTGTCGCCGCGCGAAGCGCTGGATGAGCTGTATCGGCTGAAAAACCTGGCCGCCTCACAATAA
- a CDS encoding DHA2 family efflux MFS transporter permease subunit, which yields MQSESNNNASPAAPPALQPLKGPALLLLTIAAALSTFMEILDITIANVSIPTIAGALGVSTNQGTWIISAYSVAAAIAVPLTGWLARRVGEVKLFVMSVLAFTLMSALAAFSVNLPMLVVFRLLQGLVSGPMVPLSQTLLVRNFPPEKRGAAMGLWAMTVILAPIAGPLLGGYISDNYHWSWIFLINIPIGLFGGITIWTLMRKRESATVKMPLDVVGLLLLVVGVGSLQLMLEIGKDYDWFASPFITALGVIAVVALTFFIAWVLTSDHPIVELQLFRDKNFRYGVILLSVGFMTYFGSVVIFPLWLQLVMGYTSAQAGAAMAPIGIFTLILSPIIGKNIARLNLRALATFAFIVMGAVSLWNTQMSLEVGFWDIVNPRLVQGIGMACFFLPVQSLMLSNITPDHMAGASGLSNFLRTLGAAMGTAISVTMWEHLATDHHSRLVENVSHFSPASNEYLGTLQAGGLSLNQAFAVVERTINAQSYMLATDDFFLYCSVAFFALTSLVWLTKPKKGVAAAVGH from the coding sequence ATGCAATCGGAATCGAACAACAACGCATCGCCGGCTGCGCCGCCGGCGCTGCAGCCATTGAAGGGGCCGGCGCTCTTATTGCTGACCATCGCGGCGGCATTGTCGACGTTCATGGAAATCCTCGACATCACCATCGCCAACGTCTCGATCCCGACCATTGCCGGCGCGCTCGGCGTGTCGACCAACCAGGGAACCTGGATCATCAGCGCCTACTCGGTCGCGGCCGCCATCGCTGTGCCGCTGACCGGCTGGCTGGCGCGCCGCGTTGGCGAGGTGAAGTTGTTCGTGATGTCGGTCCTGGCATTCACGCTGATGTCGGCGCTGGCAGCGTTCTCGGTCAACCTGCCGATGCTCGTCGTGTTCCGGTTGCTCCAGGGCCTGGTGTCGGGGCCGATGGTGCCGCTGTCGCAGACACTGCTGGTGCGGAACTTCCCGCCCGAAAAGCGCGGCGCGGCGATGGGACTGTGGGCGATGACGGTGATTCTTGCGCCGATCGCCGGCCCGCTGCTGGGCGGCTATATCAGCGACAACTACCACTGGTCGTGGATTTTCCTGATCAATATCCCGATCGGCCTGTTCGGCGGCATCACCATCTGGACGCTGATGCGCAAGCGCGAATCGGCCACCGTCAAAATGCCGCTCGACGTCGTCGGCCTGCTGCTGCTGGTGGTCGGCGTCGGCAGCCTGCAGCTGATGCTGGAAATCGGCAAGGACTACGACTGGTTCGCGTCGCCCTTCATTACGGCGCTCGGCGTCATCGCAGTCGTGGCGCTGACCTTCTTCATCGCCTGGGTGCTGACCTCGGACCATCCGATCGTCGAGCTGCAGCTATTCCGCGACAAGAACTTCCGCTACGGCGTGATCCTGCTGTCGGTCGGCTTCATGACCTACTTCGGCTCGGTCGTGATCTTTCCGCTCTGGCTGCAACTGGTGATGGGATACACCTCCGCGCAGGCCGGCGCGGCGATGGCGCCGATCGGCATCTTCACGCTGATACTGTCACCCATCATCGGCAAGAACATCGCGAGGCTCAACCTGCGCGCACTGGCGACCTTCGCCTTTATCGTGATGGGCGCGGTATCGCTGTGGAATACGCAGATGTCGCTCGAAGTCGGGTTCTGGGACATCGTCAATCCGCGGCTGGTGCAAGGCATCGGCATGGCCTGCTTCTTCCTGCCGGTGCAATCGCTGATGCTGTCCAATATCACGCCCGACCACATGGCGGGAGCATCCGGCCTGTCCAACTTCCTGCGCACGCTGGGCGCCGCGATGGGCACTGCGATCAGCGTGACGATGTGGGAGCACTTGGCGACCGATCACCATTCGCGGCTGGTGGAAAACGTCTCGCATTTTTCACCGGCCAGCAACGAGTACCTCGGCACCCTGCAGGCTGGCGGCCTGTCGCTCAATCAGGCGTTCGCAGTCGTGGAGCGCACCATCAACGCGCAAAGCTACATGCTGGCGACCGATGACTTCTTCCTGTATTGCTCGGTTGCGTTTTTCGCGCTGACCAGCCTGGTCTGGCTGACCAAGCCGAAGAAGGGTGTGGCCGCAGCCGTGGGACATTGA
- the priB gene encoding primosomal replication protein N — MNQLQLVAVIAERDALRYTPAGIPIASAKLSHQSEQVEAGIPRQIELEIAAVAAGEISGKVNRAELGVAYRFTGFLARKNRNSKSFVFHVTDVEAYTSDH, encoded by the coding sequence GTGAACCAGCTTCAGTTGGTCGCCGTCATTGCCGAGCGCGATGCATTGCGATACACGCCGGCAGGCATTCCGATTGCGTCGGCGAAGTTATCGCACCAATCGGAGCAGGTCGAGGCAGGCATCCCGCGCCAGATTGAACTGGAAATCGCTGCGGTCGCCGCAGGCGAAATCTCCGGAAAAGTCAATCGGGCGGAGCTGGGAGTGGCCTACCGCTTCACCGGATTCCTGGCACGCAAGAACCGAAACAGCAAAAGCTTCGTCTTCCACGTCACGGACGTCGAGGCATATACATCAGATCACTAG
- the rpsF gene encoding 30S ribosomal protein S6: MRHYEIVFIVHPDQSEQVPAMIERYKGIVTARNGKIHRIEDWGRRQMAYMIQKLAKAHYVCMNIECDNETLAEIETGFKFNDAVLRHLTVKMKKAETAPSPMMKAVQKEDAAKSQRSEAAAS; this comes from the coding sequence ATGCGTCATTATGAAATCGTATTTATCGTGCATCCGGATCAGAGCGAGCAAGTGCCCGCAATGATCGAGCGCTACAAGGGCATCGTGACCGCCCGCAACGGCAAGATCCATCGCATCGAAGACTGGGGCCGTCGCCAGATGGCTTACATGATCCAGAAGCTGGCCAAGGCACACTATGTCTGCATGAATATCGAGTGCGACAACGAGACTCTGGCTGAAATCGAAACCGGCTTCAAGTTCAACGATGCCGTGCTGCGCCACCTCACCGTGAAGATGAAGAAGGCCGAGACTGCGCCGTCGCCGATGATGAAGGCGGTCCAGAAGGAAGACGCTGCCAAGAGCCAGCGCAGCGAGGCAGCTGCATCGTAA
- the lexA gene encoding transcriptional repressor LexA produces the protein MIKLTARQEQILNLIREAIENTGFPPTRAEIAAELGFRSANAAEEHLQALARKGAIEISPGTSRGIRLRDMNGDSGLGRIGAKQMALPHPALMQLSLPLVGRVAAGSPILAQEHIEATYSVDPSLFSSKPDYLLKVRGLSMRDIGIMDGDLLAVKKVDSAKNGQIVVARLGDDVTVKRYKKSGSVIELLPENPDFKPIRVDASQEDFALEGLAVGLLRAWG, from the coding sequence ATGATCAAACTTACCGCCCGTCAAGAGCAAATTCTGAATCTGATCAGGGAAGCGATCGAAAATACCGGATTCCCTCCAACACGGGCTGAAATCGCGGCCGAACTGGGGTTTCGTTCGGCCAACGCGGCCGAAGAGCACTTGCAGGCACTCGCCCGCAAGGGAGCGATTGAAATCTCGCCCGGCACCTCGCGCGGCATCCGCTTGCGCGACATGAATGGCGACAGCGGACTGGGCCGTATCGGCGCCAAGCAAATGGCGCTCCCCCACCCCGCGCTGATGCAACTGAGCCTGCCGCTGGTTGGTCGTGTCGCCGCCGGCTCGCCCATCCTCGCGCAGGAACACATCGAAGCCACCTATAGCGTGGACCCGTCGCTATTTTCCTCCAAGCCCGATTACCTGCTGAAAGTGCGCGGCCTGTCGATGCGCGACATCGGCATCATGGACGGCGACTTGTTGGCGGTGAAAAAAGTGGACAGCGCAAAGAACGGCCAGATCGTAGTGGCCCGACTAGGCGACGATGTAACGGTCAAGCGCTACAAGAAATCCGGCTCGGTCATCGAACTCCTGCCCGAAAATCCGGATTTCAAGCCAATTCGCGTCGACGCCAGCCAGGAGGATTTTGCACTGGAAGGATTGGCGGTCGGCCTGCTACGGGCTTGGGGCTGA
- a CDS encoding inositol monophosphatase family protein has protein sequence MHPMLNTAVKAARRAAAVINRASFDIDRVKVTEKGHNDFVTEVDKAAELAIIEVLKTAYPDHAILAEESGASANLHDENENVWIIDPIDGTTNFIHGFPQYCVSIALQQRGQITQAVVYDPTRNDLFTASKGAGAYLNEKRIRVSRRDRMADALIGTGFPFRGTDHLDEYMKMFRIMTERCAGLRRPGAAALDLAYVAAGRLDGFFEKGLQPWDVAAGSLLITEAGGIVGNFSGESDYLYKGDVIAGTPKIFAQMIAQLSPFAK, from the coding sequence ATGCATCCCATGCTGAATACGGCGGTGAAAGCCGCACGCCGCGCAGCCGCGGTCATCAATCGCGCCTCCTTCGACATCGACCGTGTCAAGGTCACGGAAAAAGGACACAACGATTTCGTCACTGAAGTCGACAAGGCCGCCGAACTGGCGATCATCGAGGTTCTGAAAACCGCCTACCCCGACCACGCCATCCTGGCCGAAGAATCGGGCGCCTCCGCCAACCTGCACGACGAAAACGAAAACGTCTGGATCATCGATCCAATCGACGGCACCACCAATTTCATCCATGGGTTTCCGCAGTATTGCGTATCGATCGCCCTGCAACAGCGCGGCCAGATCACGCAAGCGGTGGTCTACGACCCGACCCGCAACGACCTGTTTACTGCATCCAAGGGCGCCGGCGCCTACCTCAACGAAAAGCGCATCCGCGTCAGCCGCCGAGACAGGATGGCCGACGCGCTCATCGGCACCGGCTTCCCGTTCCGCGGCACCGACCACCTGGACGAATACATGAAGATGTTCCGCATCATGACGGAACGCTGCGCGGGCCTGCGCCGTCCGGGCGCCGCCGCGCTCGACCTGGCCTATGTGGCCGCCGGCCGGCTCGACGGCTTCTTCGAAAAAGGCCTGCAACCTTGGGACGTAGCAGCCGGTTCACTGCTGATCACGGAAGCCGGCGGCATCGTCGGCAACTTCTCGGGCGAATCCGACTACCTGTACAAGGGCGATGTCATCGCCGGCACGCCGAAGATTTTCGCCCAGATGATCGCACAGCTGTCGCCCTTCGCGAAGTAA
- a CDS encoding RNA methyltransferase, with protein MNQQQTSTSLFDRLRFVLVETSHPGNIGSVARAMKTMGFSRLVLVNPRFPDANRQEEAIAFASGAQDILASAKIVGSIGEALAGCNFAAALSARPREFSPPVITPRSLAGQLSVDAGLDAALVFGNERYGLPNEIVEKCNVLINIPANPEYSSLNLAQAAQVLAYELRQAAVGDAPPATTIGFQGEAAGLAQIEGMYRHLEEALVAVEFLDPDNPKKLMPRLKRLFSRTQLETEEVNILRGIARQILKKVPR; from the coding sequence ATGAACCAGCAACAAACCAGTACTTCTCTTTTTGACCGCCTGCGTTTCGTGCTGGTGGAAACCAGTCATCCGGGCAATATCGGTTCGGTGGCGCGCGCCATGAAAACCATGGGGTTTTCACGCCTTGTGCTGGTGAATCCCCGCTTTCCGGACGCAAACCGGCAGGAGGAGGCGATTGCCTTCGCCAGCGGCGCGCAGGATATCCTGGCCAGCGCAAAGATCGTCGGTTCGATCGGCGAAGCGCTGGCCGGCTGCAATTTTGCTGCGGCCTTAAGTGCCAGGCCGAGGGAATTTTCGCCGCCTGTCATTACGCCGCGCTCATTGGCTGGACAGCTGTCGGTCGATGCCGGCCTGGATGCTGCGCTGGTATTCGGCAACGAGAGGTATGGTTTGCCGAACGAAATCGTTGAAAAGTGCAATGTCCTGATCAATATCCCGGCCAACCCCGAGTATTCATCGCTGAACCTGGCGCAGGCAGCGCAGGTGCTGGCATATGAGTTGCGACAGGCCGCCGTCGGCGACGCGCCACCGGCGACGACGATCGGGTTTCAGGGAGAGGCGGCTGGCCTAGCGCAGATCGAGGGCATGTATCGGCATCTCGAGGAGGCGCTGGTGGCGGTCGAATTCCTCGATCCCGACAATCCGAAGAAATTGATGCCCAGGCTGAAACGGCTGTTTTCCCGGACTCAGCTGGAAACCGAGGAAGTCAATATATTGCGAGGCATCGCCCGGCAAATTTTGAAGAAGGTGCCGCGCTAG
- the rpsR gene encoding 30S ribosomal protein S18: MAFGKKFDKSKLKQKRQQQNPLFKRKKFCRFTAAGVEQVDYKDVDTLKDFVQENGKIMPARLTGTKAHYQRQVDTAIKRARYLALLPYTDLHNA; the protein is encoded by the coding sequence ATGGCATTCGGTAAAAAATTCGACAAGAGCAAACTCAAGCAAAAGCGCCAGCAGCAAAACCCGCTGTTCAAGCGCAAGAAATTCTGCCGCTTCACCGCCGCCGGCGTTGAGCAAGTGGACTACAAGGACGTCGACACCCTGAAGGACTTCGTCCAGGAAAACGGCAAGATCATGCCGGCACGCCTGACCGGCACCAAGGCACACTACCAGCGTCAGGTCGACACCGCGATCAAGCGCGCCCGCTACCTCGCGCTGCTGCCGTACACCGATCTGCACAACGCCTGA
- the rplI gene encoding 50S ribosomal protein L9, translating into MQVILLEKVVNLGNLGDVVKVKDGYARNFLIPQRVARRATQAAVAEFEAKRAELEKAAAEKLAAAQAQGEKLTGMTVQIAQKAGVDGRLFGSVTNADIAAAVTKQGFPVEKAQIRMPQGPLKTTGEHPISVALHTDVISEITVSVVGEQA; encoded by the coding sequence ATGCAAGTCATTCTGTTGGAAAAAGTCGTCAATCTCGGCAACCTCGGCGATGTGGTGAAGGTCAAGGACGGCTACGCACGTAACTTCCTGATCCCGCAACGCGTGGCACGCCGCGCAACGCAGGCCGCCGTGGCGGAATTCGAAGCCAAGCGCGCCGAACTGGAAAAGGCTGCAGCCGAGAAGCTGGCAGCGGCACAAGCCCAGGGCGAAAAACTGACCGGCATGACCGTTCAGATCGCGCAAAAGGCTGGCGTCGACGGCCGTCTGTTCGGTTCCGTGACCAATGCCGACATCGCCGCTGCCGTGACCAAGCAAGGCTTCCCGGTCGAGAAGGCACAGATCCGCATGCCGCAAGGCCCGCTGAAGACCACCGGCGAGCATCCGATTTCGGTTGCGCTGCACACCGACGTGATCTCGGAAATCACCGTTTCCGTGGTGGGCGAGCAAGCGTAA
- a CDS encoding efflux RND transporter periplasmic adaptor subunit encodes MSAAPIASTNQAAPSGAPKRKKILLTIGAVFAAAAVGSGLYWALVSRYIEDTDNAYVQGNVVQITPQIAATVAKIYADDTSMVKAGQPLVALDTADTDVALAQAEAQLAQTVREVRTLYAAQAQASANLAVREAELARAKDDLGRRKALAGSGAVSSEEIRHAESAVAAAQAALAAAKEQLASGRALTEGTSVANHPNVQRAAARVQEALLAKSRSTLYAPVGGEVAKRSVQVGQRVTPGAPLMAIVPLDQLWVDANFKESQLREMRIGQPVTLTADIYGGKVKYAGKVEGLGAGTGSAFALLPAQNATGNWIKVVQRVPVRIALDPKQLAEHPLRVGLSMHVEVDLHERQGAPVGESAGRAHALTATTPGNPVDAAAKARIDTIIATNLK; translated from the coding sequence ATGAGTGCAGCACCGATCGCATCGACGAACCAGGCCGCCCCTTCGGGCGCGCCCAAGCGCAAGAAAATCCTGCTGACCATCGGCGCCGTGTTCGCGGCGGCCGCCGTCGGCTCGGGACTGTATTGGGCGCTCGTATCTCGCTACATCGAAGACACCGACAATGCTTACGTTCAGGGCAATGTCGTGCAGATCACGCCGCAGATCGCAGCCACGGTCGCCAAAATCTACGCGGACGACACCAGCATGGTCAAGGCAGGACAGCCGCTCGTGGCGCTCGACACGGCCGATACCGACGTTGCACTGGCGCAGGCTGAAGCGCAGCTGGCGCAGACGGTGCGCGAAGTGCGCACGCTGTACGCCGCCCAGGCACAGGCCAGCGCCAACCTGGCCGTGCGCGAGGCGGAACTGGCAAGAGCAAAGGATGACTTGGGGCGCCGCAAGGCGCTGGCCGGTTCCGGCGCCGTGTCGTCGGAAGAAATCCGGCACGCTGAAAGCGCAGTCGCAGCCGCCCAGGCTGCGCTCGCGGCGGCGAAAGAGCAGCTCGCTTCGGGCCGCGCCCTGACCGAGGGCACCAGCGTCGCCAATCATCCGAACGTGCAGCGCGCCGCGGCCCGGGTGCAGGAAGCGCTGCTGGCGAAGTCCCGCTCCACCCTGTACGCCCCGGTCGGGGGCGAAGTCGCCAAGCGCAGCGTGCAGGTCGGACAGCGCGTGACGCCGGGCGCGCCGCTGATGGCGATCGTGCCGCTCGACCAGTTGTGGGTCGACGCCAACTTCAAGGAATCGCAGCTGCGCGAGATGCGCATCGGCCAGCCGGTGACACTGACCGCCGACATCTACGGCGGCAAGGTCAAATACGCCGGCAAGGTGGAAGGTCTCGGCGCCGGCACCGGTTCCGCGTTTGCCTTGCTGCCAGCGCAGAACGCGACCGGCAACTGGATCAAGGTAGTGCAACGCGTGCCGGTACGGATTGCGCTCGATCCGAAGCAGCTGGCCGAACACCCGCTGCGCGTCGGATTGTCCATGCACGTCGAAGTCGACCTGCACGAACGGCAAGGCGCGCCGGTCGGCGAGAGTGCCGGCCGCGCGCATGCGCTGACGGCTACCACGCCCGGCAATCCGGTCGACGCCGCCGCCAAGGCGCGCATCGATACGATCATTGCAACCAACCTGAAATAA